In Eleginops maclovinus isolate JMC-PN-2008 ecotype Puerto Natales chromosome 10, JC_Emac_rtc_rv5, whole genome shotgun sequence, the following proteins share a genomic window:
- the spag9b gene encoding C-Jun-amino-terminal kinase-interacting protein 4 isoform X5: MELDDVVLYQDDSGNSTMMSERVSGLASSIYREFERLIERYGEDVVKELMPLVVAVLENLDSVFAVNQEHEVELELLKEDNEQLVTQYEREKALRKHTEERYIALEDSQDGEKKDLQSRLVMLESHSRQLERKTKNYADQIIRYDEREAELKKEYNTLHQRHTEMIHSYMEHLERTKHQHAAAQAEPSDTGTSARTRKERPISMGIFQLPGTDGVTPDLHKEPVETPSEPWRFNNLSHPQSNTSLQDELAGSSSKSRTPTNQGGVSKTGISSQSEGSQGGASKSNTSSLSANSQSNTQKSPHDGVSSGMSPVSSGTPLSPAASNVSMESNEVSDRLNKNLDRSRGKPESSKNIAAVQEGQQGQPGQDASTPLKGDDGAENLEKSEVQAIIESTPELDMGLEGCIGTSTPSKGGIENLVFDRNTDSLFEELSSAGNDLIADMDEGADLLGMGREVEHLIHENTQLLETKNALNVAKNDLIAQMDELTCEKEVLRGELEAVTQAKTKLENKNKELEEEIKKIRAELEESKQKVKNDNEDDQSDVPTAQRKRFTRVEMARVLMERNQYKERLMELQEAVRWTEMIRASKENPALPEKKKSSLWQFFSRLFSSSGAAAKKPASEAPVNVKYNAPTSQIQPSVKKRSTTLQQLPSDKSKAFDFLNEEVAADNVVSRREQKRAQYQQVKAHVQKEDGRVQAYGWSLPKKYKANGGQVESKMKNLPVPVFLRPVDEKDASMKLWCAAGVNLSGGKTRDGGSIVGASVFYSDLSGPESPERRKGSQSSLDKLDQELEDQQKELRQNDEMSSLVWICTSTESTTKVVVIDANQAGNILESFFVCDSHVLCIASVPGARETDYPAGEEVAPNSETEAVANVCSQSTESSSAGGDDVLGGITVVGCEVEGVTAVPQTAGSPGEDGETESRSAEEATEATEASAGPADQRTSLRGAYTEHVFTDPLGAQHTAEAPANYTQRESDLLKDGVSSNPNAEEQDLMREEAQKMSSVLPTMWLGAQNGCVYVHSSVAQWKKCLHSIKLKDSVLGIVHVKGRVLVGLSDGTLAIFHRGVDGQWDLTNYHLLDLGRPHHSIRCMTVVHDKVWCGYRNKIHVVQPKAMKIEKSFDAHPRKDSQVRQLAWDGDGIWVSIRLDSTLRLFHAHTFQHLQDVDIEPYVSKMLGTGKLGFSFVRITALMVSSNRLWIGTGNGVIISIPLTDSGNKATKAVGSNPGGVVYSDDSGDKVTAGTFVPYCSMAQAQLCFHGHRDAVKFFTAVPGHADPSASCGGEAAGDKTTDAAAQEGTKSMLVMSGGEGYIDFRMGDEDGEGEEAEQPPMKLHPSQAKAERSHLIVWQILDNED; encoded by the exons CGGTACATCGCCTTAGAAGACTCCCAGGACGGAGAGAAGAAAGATCTCCAGAGTCGGCTGGTGATGCTGGAGTCACACTCGCGTCAGCTCGAgcgaaaaacaaaaaactatgCAGATCAGA tTATCAGGTATGACGAGAGAGAAGCAGAGCTCAAGAAGGAGTACAACACGCTTCATCAGAGACACACTGAG ATGATCCACAGCTACATGGAGCACCTCGAGCGAACCAAACACCAGCATGCAGCCGCACAGGCAGAGCCCTCGGACACAGGGACATCAGCTAGAACACG AAAGGAGCGTCCCATCTCCATGGGCATATTCCAACTTCCCGGAACTGATGGTGTGACCCCTGATCTACACAAGGAACCTGTTGAAACCCCCTCAGAACCATGGAGATTCAACAACCTGAGCCATCCGCAGTCTAACACCAGCCTCCAG GATGAATTGGCCGGTTCCAGCTCCAAGTCCCGTACTCCAACCAACCAGGGAGGTGTCTCCAAAACTGGAATTTCCTCACAAAGTGAAGGGTCTCAGGGTGGTGCCTctaaatcaaacacatcttCACTCAGTGCTAACTCTCAGTCTAACACACAAAAGTCTCCTCATGATGGAGTGTCTAGCGGAATGAGTCCCGTGTCCTCTGGCACACCCCTGTCCCCTGCTGCTTCCAATGTTTCCATGGAGTCAAATGAAGTTTCAGATAGGCTCAACAAGAACCTGGACAGGAGCAGAGGAAAACCAGAGAGCAGTAAGAACATTGCAGCTGTGCAGGAAGGACAGCAGGGCCAGCCTGGGCAAGATGCCTCCACCCCCCTCAAAGGTGATG ATGGAGCAGAGAACCTGGAGAAATCTGAGGTGCAGGCCATCATAGAGTCCACTCCAGAGCTGGACATGGGCCTCGAAGGCTGCATAGGAACCAG CACACCATCTAAAGGTGGGATAGAGAACCTGGTGTTTGACCGCAACACGGACTCTCTGTTTGAGGAGCTGTCGTCTGCAGGGAACGACCTGATCGCTGACATGGATGAAGGAGCCGACCTGCTGG GTATGGGTCGGGAAGTGGAACATCTTATCCATGagaacacacagctgctggagACCAA aaatgCTCTGAACGTGGCGAAAAATGACCTCATAGCACAGATGGATGAGCTGACCTGTGAGAAGGAGGTTCTGCGGGGGGAGCTGGAGGCTGTCACTCAGGCCAAGACCAAACTGGAGAACAAGAACAAAGAATTAGAAGAGGAAATCAAGAA GATTCGGGCAGAGCTTGAGGAGTCCAAACAGAAGGTCAAGAATGACAATGAGGATGAC CAGAGCGATGTGCCTACCGCCCAGAGGAAGCGCTTCACCAGGGTGGAGATGGCCAGAGTCCTGATGGAGAGGAACCAGTACAAGGAGAGGCtgatggagctgcaggaggctgtCAGGTGGACCGAGATGATCCG GGCTTCAAAGGAGAACCCCGCTCttccagagaagaagaaatccaGCCTCTGGCAGTT TTTCAGCCGTTTGTTCAGCTCATCGGGCGCAGCGGCCAAGAAGCCGGCGTCCGAGGCCCCGGTGAATGTCAAGTACAACGCACCCACCTCTCAGATTCAGCCGTCAGTTAAGAAGAGGAGCACcaccctgcagcagctcccCAGTGACAAGAGCAAAGCCTTTGATTTCCTCAATGAGGA AGTGGCAGCGGATAACGTGGTGTCCCGGCGGGAGCAGAAGCGGGCTCAGTACCAGCAGGTGAAAGCTCACGTTCAGAAGGAGGACGGCAGAGTGCAGGCCTATGGCTGGAGTCTGCCCAAGAAGTACAAA GCCAACGGTGGTCAGGTAGAGAGTAAGATGAAGAATCTACCTGTTCCTGTCTTCCTCAGACCAGTGGACGAGAAAGATGCTTCTATGAAG CTGTGGTGTGCTGCTGGGGTGAACCTCTCCGGAGGTAAAACCAGGGACGGAGGCTCCATCGTAGGAGCCAGCGTCTTCTACAGCGACTTGTCTGGACCAGAGAGCCCTGAGAGGAGAAAAGGATCCCAGAGCAGCCTGGATAAACTGGATCAAGAACTCGAG GATCAGCAGAAGGAGCTGCGGCAGAACGATGAGATGTCGTCGCTGGTTTGGATCTGCACCAGCACGGAGTCCACCACCAAAGTCGTTGTCATCGACGCCAACCAGGCTGGAAACATCCTGGAGAGCTTCTTCGTGTGTGACTCCCACGTCCTCTGCATCGCCAGCGTTCCAG gTGCAAGAGAGACTGACTACCCGGCTGGTGAGGAAGTAGCTCCAAACTCTGAAACAGAAGCAGTGGCAAACGTCTGCTCACAATCAACGGAGAGCAGCTCAGCGGGGGGAGACGACGTGCTCGGAGGCATCACTGTGGTGGGCTGTGAGGTGGAGGGAGTGACAGCGGTTCCTCAGACAGCAGGCAGTCCAGGAGAGGACGGAGAAACCG AATCCAGATCCGCAGAGGAAGCCACAGAGGCGACCGAGGCCAGTGCAGGACCTGCAGACCAAAGAACAAGCCTGCGGGGAGCGTACACTGAACACGTGTTCACCGACCCTCTGGGGGCCCAGCACACAGCAGAGGCTCCAGCCAACTACACTCAGAG GGAGAGTGATCTGCTGAAAGACGGCGTGAGTTCAAACCCCAACGCGGAGGAGCAGGACCTGATGAGGGAGGAGGCTCAGAAAATGAGCAGCGTGCTCCCCACTATGTGGCTGGGGGCTCAGAATGGATG TGTTTACGTCCACTCCTCTGTGGCTCAGTGGAAAAAGTGTCTCCACTCAATAAAGCTGAAGGACTCTGTGCTCGGCATAGT GCACGTGAAGGGGCGTGTACTGGTGGGTCTCTCTGATGGCACTTTAGCCATTTTCCACAGAGGAGTAG ATGGGCAGTGGGATCTGACCAACTACCATCTGTTAGACCTGGGGAGACCCCACCACTCAATCCGCTGCATGACTGTAGTGCATGACAAGGTGTGGTGCGGCTACAGGAACAAGATCCATGTGGTGCAGCCCAAAGCCATGAAGATAGAG AAATCCTTTGATGCCCACCCCCGTAAGGACAGCCAGGTGCGTCAGCTGGCCTGGGACGGGGACGGTATCTGGGTGTCCATCAGACTGGACTCCACCCTCAGGCTGTTCCATGCTCACACCTTCCAGCACCTTCAGGACGTGGACATCGAGCCCTACGTCAGCAAGATGCTGG GCACGGGGAAACTAGGCTTCTCATTCGTCAGGATCACCGCTCTCATGGTGTCCTCTAACCGTCTATGGATCGGCACCGGAAACGGAGTCATCATCTCCATCCCTCTGACAGACT CAGGCAACAAGGCGACTAAGGCAGTAGGGAGCAATCCAGGAGGTGTAGTGTACAGCGACGACAGCGGAGACAAGGTGACGGCCGGGACGTTTGTTCCGTACTGCTCCATGGCTCAGGCTCAGCTCTGTTTCCATGGTCACAGAGATGCTGTCAAGTTCTTCACCGCTGTCCCAG GTCATGCAGATCCATCTGCTTCCTGTGGAGGGGAGGCAGCGGGGGATAAGACGACAGATGCCGCGGCTCAGGAAGGAACCAAGTCCATGTTGGTGATGAGCGGAGGAGAGGGCTACATCGACTTCAGGATGG GTGATGAGgatggggagggggaggaggcggAGCAGCCCCCCATGAAGCTGCACCCCTCCCAGGCTAAAGCCGAGCGCAGCCACCTCATCGTGTGGCAGATCCTGGACAACGAggactga
- the spag9b gene encoding C-Jun-amino-terminal kinase-interacting protein 4 isoform X6, with the protein MIHSYMEHLERTKHQHAAAQAEPSDTGTSARTRKERPISMGIFQLPGTDGVTPDLHKEPVETPSEPWRFNNLSHPQSNTSLQDELAGSSSKSRTPTNQGGVSKTGISSQSEGSQGGASKSNTSSLSANSQSNTQKSPHDGVSSGMSPVSSGTPLSPAASNVSMESNEVSDRLNKNLDRSRGKPESSKNIAAVQEGQQGQPGQDASTPLKGDDGAENLEKSEVQAIIESTPELDMGLEGCIGTSTPSKGGIENLVFDRNTDSLFEELSSAGNDLIADMDEGADLLGMGREVEHLIHENTQLLETKNALNVAKNDLIAQMDELTCEKEVLRGELEAVTQAKTKLENKNKELEEEIKKIRAELEESKQKVKNDNEDDQSDVPTAQRKRFTRVEMARVLMERNQYKERLMELQEAVRWTEMIRASKENPALPEKKKSSLWQFFSRLFSSSGAAAKKPASEAPVNVKYNAPTSQIQPSVKKRSTTLQQLPSDKSKAFDFLNEEVAADNVVSRREQKRAQYQQVKAHVQKEDGRVQAYGWSLPKKYKANGGQVESKMKNLPVPVFLRPVDEKDASMKLWCAAGVNLSGGKTRDGGSIVGASVFYSDLSGPESPERRKGSQSSLDKLDQELEDQQKELRQNDEMSSLVWICTSTESTTKVVVIDANQAGNILESFFVCDSHVLCIASVPGARETDYPAGEEVAPNSETEAVANVCSQSTESSSAGGDDVLGGITVVGCEVEGVTAVPQTAGSPGEDGETESRSAEEATEATEASAGPADQRTSLRGAYTEHVFTDPLGAQHTAEAPANYTQRYTMESDLLKDGVSSNPNAEEQDLMREEAQKMSSVLPTMWLGAQNGCVYVHSSVAQWKKCLHSIKLKDSVLGIVHVKGRVLVGLSDGTLAIFHRGVDGQWDLTNYHLLDLGRPHHSIRCMTVVHDKVWCGYRNKIHVVQPKAMKIEKSFDAHPRKDSQVRQLAWDGDGIWVSIRLDSTLRLFHAHTFQHLQDVDIEPYVSKMLGTGKLGFSFVRITALMVSSNRLWIGTGNGVIISIPLTDSGNKATKAVGSNPGGVVYSDDSGDKVTAGTFVPYCSMAQAQLCFHGHRDAVKFFTAVPGHADPSASCGGEAAGDKTTDAAAQEGTKSMLVMSGGEGYIDFRMGDEDGEGEEAEQPPMKLHPSQAKAERSHLIVWQILDNED; encoded by the exons ATGATCCACAGCTACATGGAGCACCTCGAGCGAACCAAACACCAGCATGCAGCCGCACAGGCAGAGCCCTCGGACACAGGGACATCAGCTAGAACACG AAAGGAGCGTCCCATCTCCATGGGCATATTCCAACTTCCCGGAACTGATGGTGTGACCCCTGATCTACACAAGGAACCTGTTGAAACCCCCTCAGAACCATGGAGATTCAACAACCTGAGCCATCCGCAGTCTAACACCAGCCTCCAG GATGAATTGGCCGGTTCCAGCTCCAAGTCCCGTACTCCAACCAACCAGGGAGGTGTCTCCAAAACTGGAATTTCCTCACAAAGTGAAGGGTCTCAGGGTGGTGCCTctaaatcaaacacatcttCACTCAGTGCTAACTCTCAGTCTAACACACAAAAGTCTCCTCATGATGGAGTGTCTAGCGGAATGAGTCCCGTGTCCTCTGGCACACCCCTGTCCCCTGCTGCTTCCAATGTTTCCATGGAGTCAAATGAAGTTTCAGATAGGCTCAACAAGAACCTGGACAGGAGCAGAGGAAAACCAGAGAGCAGTAAGAACATTGCAGCTGTGCAGGAAGGACAGCAGGGCCAGCCTGGGCAAGATGCCTCCACCCCCCTCAAAGGTGATG ATGGAGCAGAGAACCTGGAGAAATCTGAGGTGCAGGCCATCATAGAGTCCACTCCAGAGCTGGACATGGGCCTCGAAGGCTGCATAGGAACCAG CACACCATCTAAAGGTGGGATAGAGAACCTGGTGTTTGACCGCAACACGGACTCTCTGTTTGAGGAGCTGTCGTCTGCAGGGAACGACCTGATCGCTGACATGGATGAAGGAGCCGACCTGCTGG GTATGGGTCGGGAAGTGGAACATCTTATCCATGagaacacacagctgctggagACCAA aaatgCTCTGAACGTGGCGAAAAATGACCTCATAGCACAGATGGATGAGCTGACCTGTGAGAAGGAGGTTCTGCGGGGGGAGCTGGAGGCTGTCACTCAGGCCAAGACCAAACTGGAGAACAAGAACAAAGAATTAGAAGAGGAAATCAAGAA GATTCGGGCAGAGCTTGAGGAGTCCAAACAGAAGGTCAAGAATGACAATGAGGATGAC CAGAGCGATGTGCCTACCGCCCAGAGGAAGCGCTTCACCAGGGTGGAGATGGCCAGAGTCCTGATGGAGAGGAACCAGTACAAGGAGAGGCtgatggagctgcaggaggctgtCAGGTGGACCGAGATGATCCG GGCTTCAAAGGAGAACCCCGCTCttccagagaagaagaaatccaGCCTCTGGCAGTT TTTCAGCCGTTTGTTCAGCTCATCGGGCGCAGCGGCCAAGAAGCCGGCGTCCGAGGCCCCGGTGAATGTCAAGTACAACGCACCCACCTCTCAGATTCAGCCGTCAGTTAAGAAGAGGAGCACcaccctgcagcagctcccCAGTGACAAGAGCAAAGCCTTTGATTTCCTCAATGAGGA AGTGGCAGCGGATAACGTGGTGTCCCGGCGGGAGCAGAAGCGGGCTCAGTACCAGCAGGTGAAAGCTCACGTTCAGAAGGAGGACGGCAGAGTGCAGGCCTATGGCTGGAGTCTGCCCAAGAAGTACAAA GCCAACGGTGGTCAGGTAGAGAGTAAGATGAAGAATCTACCTGTTCCTGTCTTCCTCAGACCAGTGGACGAGAAAGATGCTTCTATGAAG CTGTGGTGTGCTGCTGGGGTGAACCTCTCCGGAGGTAAAACCAGGGACGGAGGCTCCATCGTAGGAGCCAGCGTCTTCTACAGCGACTTGTCTGGACCAGAGAGCCCTGAGAGGAGAAAAGGATCCCAGAGCAGCCTGGATAAACTGGATCAAGAACTCGAG GATCAGCAGAAGGAGCTGCGGCAGAACGATGAGATGTCGTCGCTGGTTTGGATCTGCACCAGCACGGAGTCCACCACCAAAGTCGTTGTCATCGACGCCAACCAGGCTGGAAACATCCTGGAGAGCTTCTTCGTGTGTGACTCCCACGTCCTCTGCATCGCCAGCGTTCCAG gTGCAAGAGAGACTGACTACCCGGCTGGTGAGGAAGTAGCTCCAAACTCTGAAACAGAAGCAGTGGCAAACGTCTGCTCACAATCAACGGAGAGCAGCTCAGCGGGGGGAGACGACGTGCTCGGAGGCATCACTGTGGTGGGCTGTGAGGTGGAGGGAGTGACAGCGGTTCCTCAGACAGCAGGCAGTCCAGGAGAGGACGGAGAAACCG AATCCAGATCCGCAGAGGAAGCCACAGAGGCGACCGAGGCCAGTGCAGGACCTGCAGACCAAAGAACAAGCCTGCGGGGAGCGTACACTGAACACGTGTTCACCGACCCTCTGGGGGCCCAGCACACAGCAGAGGCTCCAGCCAACTACACTCAGAGGTACACAAT GGAGAGTGATCTGCTGAAAGACGGCGTGAGTTCAAACCCCAACGCGGAGGAGCAGGACCTGATGAGGGAGGAGGCTCAGAAAATGAGCAGCGTGCTCCCCACTATGTGGCTGGGGGCTCAGAATGGATG TGTTTACGTCCACTCCTCTGTGGCTCAGTGGAAAAAGTGTCTCCACTCAATAAAGCTGAAGGACTCTGTGCTCGGCATAGT GCACGTGAAGGGGCGTGTACTGGTGGGTCTCTCTGATGGCACTTTAGCCATTTTCCACAGAGGAGTAG ATGGGCAGTGGGATCTGACCAACTACCATCTGTTAGACCTGGGGAGACCCCACCACTCAATCCGCTGCATGACTGTAGTGCATGACAAGGTGTGGTGCGGCTACAGGAACAAGATCCATGTGGTGCAGCCCAAAGCCATGAAGATAGAG AAATCCTTTGATGCCCACCCCCGTAAGGACAGCCAGGTGCGTCAGCTGGCCTGGGACGGGGACGGTATCTGGGTGTCCATCAGACTGGACTCCACCCTCAGGCTGTTCCATGCTCACACCTTCCAGCACCTTCAGGACGTGGACATCGAGCCCTACGTCAGCAAGATGCTGG GCACGGGGAAACTAGGCTTCTCATTCGTCAGGATCACCGCTCTCATGGTGTCCTCTAACCGTCTATGGATCGGCACCGGAAACGGAGTCATCATCTCCATCCCTCTGACAGACT CAGGCAACAAGGCGACTAAGGCAGTAGGGAGCAATCCAGGAGGTGTAGTGTACAGCGACGACAGCGGAGACAAGGTGACGGCCGGGACGTTTGTTCCGTACTGCTCCATGGCTCAGGCTCAGCTCTGTTTCCATGGTCACAGAGATGCTGTCAAGTTCTTCACCGCTGTCCCAG GTCATGCAGATCCATCTGCTTCCTGTGGAGGGGAGGCAGCGGGGGATAAGACGACAGATGCCGCGGCTCAGGAAGGAACCAAGTCCATGTTGGTGATGAGCGGAGGAGAGGGCTACATCGACTTCAGGATGG GTGATGAGgatggggagggggaggaggcggAGCAGCCCCCCATGAAGCTGCACCCCTCCCAGGCTAAAGCCGAGCGCAGCCACCTCATCGTGTGGCAGATCCTGGACAACGAggactga